A stretch of Crossiella cryophila DNA encodes these proteins:
- a CDS encoding ABC transporter substrate-binding protein: MPRLSLALAATSLLLLGACAGAPAAEPGDAGCARNYEAGRDYFPDKVSAEVSTQWQVQYRQHYKLLKVNAGPKTSLEQNDTAPRSYVLYQCGTPKPELTGELAGATAIRVPVRKAIDNPATLLGAFEVLAPEVLAGYGEFPNTDTAPTHLPQVNRRIVDKTAIGVGHGDKLDTERVLNLGPEVMFAASGDKARFDKLGQGGVGVVFYDPFNEPPLGSAEAVKFLSLFTNSEAKATAHYTGVRTRYRELTAKATAAQGKPSVLVGINGHGRDFLTPQHDYLEPTLVRDAGGRTVFDLPGKVLQRVPMETMIEQGASAEFWFRPDFVGKGMTVKKILEAEPRLSRITALTSGKGIDRADPRVYAAAGLVNPDKLLADLVSVLHPEVQPGHQLAFLRRIEAG; encoded by the coding sequence ATGCCCCGCTTGTCCCTCGCGCTGGCCGCCACCAGCCTGTTGCTACTGGGCGCCTGCGCGGGCGCCCCGGCGGCCGAGCCAGGGGACGCGGGGTGTGCGCGGAACTACGAGGCCGGGCGGGACTACTTCCCGGACAAGGTGAGCGCAGAGGTCTCCACCCAGTGGCAGGTGCAGTACCGGCAGCACTACAAGCTGCTCAAGGTCAACGCCGGGCCGAAGACCAGCCTGGAGCAGAACGACACCGCGCCGCGCAGCTACGTGCTCTACCAGTGCGGCACGCCGAAACCCGAGCTGACCGGGGAACTCGCCGGGGCCACCGCGATCAGGGTGCCGGTGCGCAAGGCCATCGACAACCCGGCCACCCTGCTCGGCGCCTTCGAGGTGCTCGCGCCGGAGGTGCTGGCCGGGTACGGCGAATTCCCGAACACCGACACCGCGCCGACCCACCTGCCGCAGGTCAACAGGCGGATCGTGGACAAGACCGCGATCGGGGTGGGGCACGGCGACAAGCTGGACACCGAGCGGGTGCTCAACCTCGGGCCGGAGGTCATGTTCGCCGCCAGCGGGGACAAGGCGCGCTTCGACAAGCTCGGCCAGGGCGGGGTCGGCGTGGTCTTCTACGACCCGTTCAACGAGCCGCCGCTGGGCAGCGCGGAGGCGGTGAAGTTCCTGTCCCTGTTCACCAACAGCGAGGCCAAGGCCACCGCGCACTACACCGGGGTGCGGACCCGCTACCGCGAGCTGACCGCGAAAGCCACTGCCGCGCAAGGGAAACCCTCGGTGCTGGTGGGCATCAACGGGCACGGCCGGGACTTCCTCACCCCGCAGCACGACTACCTGGAGCCCACCCTGGTCCGCGACGCGGGCGGACGCACCGTGTTCGACCTGCCAGGCAAGGTCCTGCAACGGGTGCCGATGGAGACCATGATCGAGCAGGGCGCGAGCGCGGAGTTCTGGTTCCGGCCGGACTTCGTCGGCAAGGGCATGACCGTCAAGAAGATCCTGGAGGCCGAACCTCGGCTGAGCAGGATCACCGCGCTGACCAGCGGTAAGGGCATCGACCGGGCCGATCCGCGGGTGTACGCGGCCGCGGGCCTGGTCAACCCGGACAAGCTGCTGGCCGACCTGGTCAGCGTGCTGCACCCGGAGGTCCAGCCCGGTCACCAGCTGGCCTTCCTCCGCCGGATCGAGGCCGGCTGA
- a CDS encoding HAD-IIA family hydrolase — translation MRVLRGSATPLVERYRTALLDLDGVVYRGSVAVEHAAGALTEARRHALRTLFVTNNASRTPAEVATLISGFGLPVEPDEVVTSAQAAATLAAGQVPPGSPVLIVGGPSLEIAVTEVGLHPVRSATDNPAAVVQGFAPDVDWRQLAEASYAVATGIPWIVSNMDLAVPREGGIAPGNGALATAVRLATGKDPLVAGKPQQAIFAESIRRSEGPHLVVGDGLITDIEGANASGLDSLLVLTGVTTVRALATAPPQHRPTYLAADLRGLLHPHAELITTDTTVHCGTWTARVDHGELHLTTTDPANLVDGARALCATAWLTTDSEVDCAIEPALTHWTKLGENPKAA, via the coding sequence ATGCGGGTCCTGCGAGGCAGCGCGACGCCCCTGGTCGAGCGCTACCGCACCGCACTGCTGGACCTGGACGGCGTGGTCTACCGCGGCTCGGTCGCGGTCGAACACGCCGCCGGGGCCCTCACCGAGGCGCGCCGCCACGCCCTGCGGACCCTGTTCGTCACCAACAACGCCAGCCGCACCCCGGCCGAGGTGGCCACCCTGATCAGCGGTTTCGGCCTGCCGGTCGAACCCGACGAGGTGGTCACCTCCGCCCAGGCCGCGGCCACGCTGGCCGCGGGCCAGGTCCCACCCGGCTCCCCGGTGCTGATCGTCGGCGGTCCGTCGCTGGAGATCGCGGTCACCGAGGTGGGCCTGCACCCGGTCCGCTCGGCCACCGACAACCCGGCCGCGGTGGTCCAGGGCTTCGCCCCGGATGTGGACTGGCGCCAGCTCGCCGAGGCCTCCTACGCGGTGGCCACCGGCATCCCGTGGATCGTGTCCAACATGGACCTCGCGGTGCCAAGGGAGGGCGGCATCGCCCCCGGCAACGGCGCCCTGGCCACCGCCGTCCGCCTGGCCACCGGCAAGGACCCCCTGGTCGCCGGCAAACCGCAACAGGCCATCTTCGCCGAGTCCATCCGCCGCAGTGAAGGCCCGCACCTGGTCGTCGGCGACGGCCTGATCACCGACATCGAGGGCGCCAACGCCAGCGGCCTGGACAGCCTGCTGGTCCTCACCGGCGTCACCACCGTCCGCGCCCTCGCCACCGCCCCGCCACAGCACCGCCCCACCTACCTGGCCGCCGACCTCCGCGGCCTGCTGCACCCGCACGCCGAACTGATCACCACCGACACCACCGTCCACTGTGGAACCTGGACCGCCCGCGTCGACCACGGCGAACTCCACCTCACCACCACCGACCCCGCCAACCTGGTGGACGGCGCCAGAGCCCTGTGCGCCACCGCCTGGCTGACCACGGACTCCGAAGTGGACTGTGCCATCGAGCCCGCCCTGACCCACTGGACCAAGCTGGGCGAGAACCCCAAAGCGGCCTGA
- a CDS encoding ABC transporter ATP-binding protein gives MRPEVLRANGLAVGYRVRRRASTVLSEVDLGLHAGELVCLLGVNGTGKSTLMRTLAGMQPPLAGSVDLTGVPLAGLSRVERARRLAVVLTTRIQVGNLRGIDLVELGRAPYTGWSGTLGAADKVIVREALALAGAESLAERMLDELSDGERQRLMVARALAQQPDVLLLDEPTAFLDAPRRAELTAMLRGLGRATRLAVLLSTHDVELALRNADVVWLVLPGGSVVAGAPEDLVLDGVLERAFGGRDHTFDPLAGGFQVRAQTHGTARVTGAGDELTEVWTRRALQRCGYRIDDTAAVAEVEVGWHRTADGHRWKVSTPGGNSEHDSLAGVVDTVRRTPPRSATDGR, from the coding sequence ATGCGACCCGAGGTGTTGCGCGCCAACGGACTCGCCGTCGGCTACCGGGTCCGCCGCCGGGCCAGCACGGTACTGTCCGAAGTGGACCTCGGCCTGCACGCCGGAGAGCTGGTCTGCCTGCTCGGGGTCAACGGCACCGGCAAGTCCACCCTGATGCGCACCCTGGCCGGGATGCAGCCGCCATTGGCCGGATCCGTCGACCTCACCGGGGTTCCGCTGGCCGGACTGTCCAGAGTGGAGCGTGCCCGGCGGCTGGCCGTGGTGCTCACCACCCGGATCCAGGTCGGCAACCTGCGCGGGATCGACCTGGTCGAACTCGGCCGCGCGCCCTACACCGGCTGGTCCGGCACGCTCGGCGCGGCGGACAAGGTCATTGTGCGGGAAGCACTCGCGCTCGCCGGGGCGGAGTCACTGGCCGAGCGGATGCTGGACGAGCTGAGCGACGGCGAGCGGCAGCGGCTGATGGTCGCGCGGGCGCTCGCCCAGCAGCCGGACGTGCTGCTGCTGGACGAGCCCACCGCGTTCCTCGACGCGCCACGGCGGGCCGAGCTGACCGCGATGCTGCGCGGCCTGGGCAGGGCCACCCGGCTGGCGGTCCTGTTGTCCACCCACGACGTGGAACTGGCGCTGCGCAACGCCGACGTGGTGTGGCTGGTGCTGCCCGGCGGGAGCGTGGTCGCGGGCGCGCCGGAGGACCTGGTCCTGGACGGTGTCCTGGAACGGGCCTTCGGCGGCCGCGACCACACCTTCGACCCGCTGGCCGGCGGTTTTCAGGTGCGCGCACAAACCCACGGCACGGCAAGGGTCACCGGCGCGGGCGACGAGCTGACCGAGGTGTGGACCCGGCGGGCGCTGCAACGCTGCGGCTACCGGATCGACGACACGGCCGCGGTGGCCGAGGTGGAGGTGGGCTGGCACCGCACCGCCGACGGCCATCGCTGGAAGGTGTCCACGCCCGGCGGGAACAGCGAGCACGACAGTCTCGCCGGGGTCGTGGACACGGTCAGGCGGACACCGCCACGTAGTGCGACGGACGGCCGTTGA
- a CDS encoding YbaB/EbfC family nucleoid-associated protein: MSTEFDNLVAEFERFQEQGRKAEQRLAAYDGMREEIAAVEVTATAPDRSVTVTAGPGGAIKNLQFTEEALRRPPQALAAMVLATIQTAVAEGARRQAETVQRYVGDDLNVLDQVLETQAEMLGVPVEQLRASTSAPPVRRAAEEEDFAEREFLSDKPGASRAQAPPPPVSQGEEFLRKLYDGEDH, translated from the coding sequence ATGTCGACCGAATTCGACAACCTGGTGGCCGAGTTCGAGCGGTTCCAGGAACAGGGCCGCAAAGCCGAACAAAGACTGGCCGCCTACGACGGCATGCGCGAGGAAATAGCCGCCGTAGAGGTCACCGCCACCGCCCCCGACCGCTCGGTCACGGTCACCGCGGGCCCCGGCGGCGCGATCAAGAACCTCCAGTTCACCGAGGAAGCCCTCCGCCGCCCGCCACAGGCACTGGCCGCGATGGTTTTGGCCACCATCCAGACCGCCGTGGCCGAGGGCGCCCGCCGCCAGGCGGAAACCGTCCAGCGGTATGTGGGCGATGACCTGAATGTGCTGGATCAGGTGCTGGAGACGCAGGCGGAGATGCTGGGTGTTCCGGTCGAGCAGTTGCGCGCGAGCACTTCCGCGCCGCCGGTCCGGCGTGCTGCCGAGGAGGAGGACTTCGCGGAGCGGGAGTTCCTCAGTGACAAGCCTGGGGCTTCGCGGGCGCAGGCTCCGCCGCCGCCGGTCAGTCAGGGGGAGGAGTTTCTCCGGAAGCTGTATGACGGGGAGGATCACTGA
- a CDS encoding FecCD family ABC transporter permease, with product MSQATLPSTEFPPTAVPQPARVPVRAGWRVVLLVGLGGVAVLLAVLAVSLGSVRIPVPDVVRAILGEPTETASWAFIVTEIRIPRALTGLLAGAALGVAGLKMQTLFRNPLADPHLLGVNAGASFGVSLVLLGGGSALTGGVALSTMEGLGTVTAAALGAAAVMAVMLLVAALIRSTVIVIVIGVMVNAFVLAMVDMLVYYAQPEAVKTFTDWSAGSFQSVTWQALPVLAGMVLAGLVLAVLSVKRLNLFLLGEGYAESLGVSVRAFRWTLMAGAALLAGAVTAHAGPIAFLGIAAPHLARGLLRTADHRYLIPGAAVLGATIAVSAGILSQLPGSEAVLPLNTTLALLGAPVVTWVLVRLGRGGRGLEV from the coding sequence ATGAGCCAGGCGACGCTGCCGAGTACCGAGTTCCCACCCACAGCCGTTCCCCAGCCAGCCCGGGTTCCCGTTCGGGCTGGCTGGCGGGTCGTGCTGCTGGTCGGGCTCGGCGGCGTCGCCGTCCTGCTCGCCGTGCTCGCGGTGAGCCTCGGCTCGGTGCGCATCCCGGTGCCCGACGTGGTGCGGGCGATCCTCGGCGAGCCAACGGAAACCGCGTCCTGGGCGTTCATCGTCACCGAGATCCGCATCCCGCGCGCGCTGACCGGACTGCTCGCCGGGGCCGCGCTGGGCGTGGCCGGGCTGAAGATGCAGACCCTGTTCCGCAACCCCCTGGCCGACCCGCACCTGCTGGGGGTCAACGCGGGGGCCAGTTTCGGCGTCAGTCTGGTGCTGCTCGGCGGCGGCAGCGCGCTCACCGGTGGCGTGGCGCTGTCCACAATGGAGGGTCTGGGCACGGTGACCGCGGCCGCGCTCGGGGCAGCCGCGGTGATGGCGGTGATGCTGCTGGTGGCCGCGCTGATCCGGAGCACCGTGATCGTCATCGTGATCGGCGTGATGGTCAACGCGTTCGTGCTGGCCATGGTGGACATGCTGGTCTACTACGCCCAGCCGGAGGCGGTGAAGACCTTCACCGACTGGAGCGCGGGCAGTTTCCAGAGCGTCACCTGGCAGGCCCTGCCGGTGCTGGCCGGCATGGTGCTGGCCGGGCTGGTGCTCGCGGTGCTCTCGGTCAAGCGGCTCAACCTGTTCCTGCTCGGCGAGGGCTACGCCGAATCACTCGGGGTGTCCGTGCGGGCCTTCCGCTGGACGCTGATGGCCGGGGCCGCGCTGCTGGCGGGCGCGGTCACCGCGCACGCCGGGCCGATCGCCTTCCTCGGCATCGCCGCCCCGCACCTGGCCCGCGGCCTGCTGCGCACCGCCGACCACCGCTACCTGATCCCCGGCGCGGCCGTGCTGGGCGCCACCATCGCGGTGTCCGCCGGCATCCTGAGCCAGCTGCCGGGCAGCGAGGCGGTGCTGCCGCTGAACACCACCCTCGCGCTGCTGGGCGCGCCGGTGGTCACCTGGGTACTGGTGCGACTGGGCCGCGGCGGCCGCGGACTGGAGGTGTGA
- a CDS encoding chitinase C-terminal domain-containing protein: MIRKVPIFAALVALLASLIFVVGQSPESRAEVPDTAANEDCRPDGLYRTPNVNVPYCLAYDAEGREKMGADHPRRIIGYFTSWRTGKNGQPAYLAKDIPWTKVTHLNYAFAHIGADNKASVGAAGANNPSIGMEWPGVAGAEMDPSLPYKGHFNLLNKYKKQFPDVKSLISIGGWAETGGFIDDNGNRVASGGFYTMTDSQSTINTFADSVVDLVRRYGFNGADIDYEYATSMPNSGNPLDFSFSNPRRAKLMAGYNALMKTLREKLDAASAADGKYYLLTVAAPSSGYMLRGMETYQVLQYLDYVNVMSYDLHGAWNHFVGPNASLFDDGKDAELAAGNVYSTPQYGGIGYLNGDWSYHYFRGAMQAGRINLGVPYYTRGWRGVSGGTNGLWGKAALPDQSKCPAGTGGSVGSTTPCGNGAVGADNIWHDLDTANKEIPAGSNPLWHAKNLQDGKLGSYAAQYGLTPATDPDDAITGTYVRNYDSGLVAPWLWNEQKKVFLSTEDEQSIAAKAQYVLDRGLGGIMIWELAGDYAKDTAKNEYFMGSTLTTTMYDKFRTGAAYGNRKAKHTTPAETLDVSVDLGQFPVGDANYPISPKAKITNNSTVTIPGGADLQFDYGTSAPANIQQQSGWTLAVTRTDHSGPNIGGLKGDLHRISLKLPSWQSLAPGASAEVAIVYYLPITNPSNLTLTFGGKTYGLKQDHARGAGGTPTTTTTTSTTTGTTTSTTTSRTTTSTTTTTTPPPACSVAAWSAGSTYTQGNEVSHKGKKWRAKWWTKGEEPGTTGEWGVWQDLGAC; encoded by the coding sequence GTGATCAGGAAGGTGCCGATTTTCGCTGCCCTGGTTGCCTTGCTGGCCAGTTTGATCTTCGTCGTGGGGCAGAGCCCGGAGTCGCGGGCCGAGGTGCCGGACACCGCGGCCAACGAGGACTGTCGACCTGACGGGCTCTACCGCACGCCGAATGTGAACGTGCCCTACTGCCTGGCCTATGACGCCGAAGGCCGGGAGAAAATGGGGGCCGATCACCCGCGCCGGATCATCGGCTACTTCACCAGCTGGCGGACCGGCAAGAACGGGCAACCCGCCTACCTGGCCAAGGACATTCCCTGGACCAAGGTCACCCACCTCAACTACGCCTTCGCGCACATCGGCGCGGACAACAAGGCATCGGTCGGGGCCGCCGGGGCGAACAACCCCTCGATCGGGATGGAATGGCCCGGTGTCGCGGGGGCGGAGATGGATCCGTCCTTGCCCTACAAGGGGCATTTCAACCTGCTCAACAAGTACAAGAAGCAGTTCCCCGACGTGAAGTCGCTCATCTCCATCGGGGGCTGGGCGGAGACCGGCGGGTTCATCGACGACAACGGCAACCGGGTCGCCAGCGGTGGCTTCTACACCATGACCGACAGCCAGTCGACGATCAACACCTTCGCCGACTCGGTGGTGGATCTGGTGCGCCGCTACGGTTTCAACGGCGCGGACATCGACTACGAGTACGCGACCTCGATGCCGAACTCGGGCAACCCGCTGGACTTCTCCTTCTCCAACCCGCGCCGGGCCAAGCTGATGGCCGGGTACAACGCGCTGATGAAGACGCTGCGGGAGAAGCTGGACGCGGCCAGTGCCGCCGACGGCAAGTACTACCTGCTGACCGTGGCCGCGCCCTCCTCCGGCTACATGCTGCGCGGCATGGAGACCTACCAGGTCCTGCAGTACCTGGACTACGTCAACGTGATGTCCTATGACCTGCACGGCGCGTGGAACCACTTCGTCGGGCCCAACGCCTCGCTCTTCGACGACGGCAAGGACGCCGAACTGGCCGCGGGCAACGTCTACAGCACACCGCAGTACGGCGGGATCGGTTACCTCAACGGGGACTGGTCGTACCACTACTTCCGCGGCGCCATGCAGGCCGGGCGGATCAACCTCGGCGTGCCCTACTACACCCGCGGCTGGCGCGGCGTGAGCGGTGGCACCAACGGGTTGTGGGGCAAGGCGGCGTTGCCGGACCAGAGCAAGTGTCCGGCAGGCACCGGGGGTTCGGTCGGGTCGACCACGCCGTGTGGCAACGGCGCGGTGGGCGCGGACAACATCTGGCACGACCTGGACACCGCGAACAAGGAGATCCCGGCGGGCTCGAACCCGTTGTGGCACGCCAAGAACCTCCAGGACGGCAAGCTCGGCAGCTATGCCGCGCAGTACGGGCTGACCCCGGCGACCGATCCGGATGACGCGATCACCGGGACCTACGTCCGCAACTACGACAGCGGACTGGTCGCGCCCTGGCTGTGGAACGAGCAGAAGAAGGTGTTCCTGTCCACAGAGGACGAACAGTCCATCGCGGCCAAGGCGCAGTACGTGCTCGACCGCGGGCTGGGCGGCATCATGATCTGGGAGCTGGCAGGCGACTACGCCAAGGACACCGCCAAGAACGAGTACTTCATGGGGTCGACCCTGACCACCACGATGTACGACAAGTTCCGCACCGGCGCGGCCTACGGCAACCGCAAGGCCAAGCACACCACCCCGGCGGAAACCCTTGACGTGTCAGTGGATCTGGGTCAGTTCCCGGTCGGCGACGCCAACTACCCGATCAGCCCCAAGGCGAAGATCACCAACAACTCCACGGTGACCATCCCCGGCGGGGCCGACCTCCAGTTCGACTACGGCACCTCGGCGCCCGCGAACATCCAGCAGCAGTCCGGCTGGACCCTGGCGGTGACCCGGACCGACCACAGTGGACCGAACATCGGTGGCCTCAAGGGCGATCTGCACCGGATCTCGTTGAAGCTGCCCAGCTGGCAGAGCCTGGCGCCGGGCGCGAGCGCGGAGGTGGCGATCGTCTACTACCTGCCGATCACCAACCCGTCCAACCTCACGCTGACCTTCGGCGGCAAGACCTACGGGCTCAAGCAGGACCACGCGCGTGGCGCGGGCGGCACCCCGACCACCACGACGACGACCAGCACCACCACGGGCACCACGACCAGCACCACCACCAGCCGGACGACCACCAGCACCACGACCACGACCACCCCGCCGCCGGCCTGCTCGGTGGCGGCCTGGAGCGCGGGCTCGACCTACACCCAGGGCAACGAGGTCTCGCACAAGGGCAAGAAGTGGCGGGCCAAGTGGTGGACCAAGGGCGAGGAGCCCGGCACCACCGGCGAATGGGGGGTGTGGCAGGACCTCGGCGCCTGCTGA
- a CDS encoding WXG100 family type VII secretion target, with translation MSTPGYWEGTVAPNLPAGLGSAVKLADKVNKLDFNKDAVTVGLEVSAVAADATSLVSSCVGTAVSAAADPLGWLINQGLGFLMNICTPLKQAIQLVSGNSEALAKSAQGFGDLGKEIVAFGKELSATLKEDLKDWQGAAADAARTRMSRFLEGVAGAADKAGDIGGLLQISSMLMKVVEEFIRGLLADLIEWLIITWLAALATAPITLGGSTAVASGVTAYKVASTTVKTTQKVTRLSKLINKIRELITKLQGWLKTSRIGHEFMSDSGKGGKALKDIQDSALAKATGKVNKKLPESAKRDLTREEFRSTLEQSSTSTLGAVRAGLGHKVGESLKDQGKKLIGMDQVKTGLDSEGKPVGKVDPSKIVGKAAGYAKDGKKALDNYNLAPDQDEEKTRRDLDL, from the coding sequence ATGAGCACCCCCGGCTACTGGGAGGGCACTGTCGCCCCGAACCTGCCCGCGGGCCTTGGCAGCGCGGTCAAGCTCGCGGACAAGGTCAACAAGCTCGACTTCAACAAGGACGCCGTCACGGTCGGCCTCGAGGTCTCCGCGGTCGCCGCTGACGCCACGAGCCTGGTCAGCTCCTGCGTCGGCACCGCGGTGAGCGCGGCCGCCGACCCACTCGGGTGGTTGATCAACCAGGGCCTGGGCTTCCTGATGAACATCTGCACGCCGCTGAAACAGGCCATCCAGCTCGTCTCCGGCAATTCGGAGGCGCTGGCGAAGTCCGCGCAGGGCTTCGGCGACCTGGGCAAGGAGATCGTGGCCTTCGGCAAGGAGTTGAGCGCCACCCTGAAGGAGGACCTCAAGGACTGGCAGGGTGCCGCCGCTGACGCCGCGCGGACACGGATGTCCAGGTTCCTTGAGGGAGTGGCCGGTGCCGCTGACAAGGCGGGTGACATCGGCGGCCTGCTCCAGATCTCCAGCATGCTCATGAAGGTGGTGGAGGAGTTCATCCGGGGGTTGCTGGCTGACCTGATCGAGTGGCTGATCATCACCTGGCTGGCCGCACTGGCCACCGCGCCGATCACCCTCGGCGGTTCCACGGCCGTGGCCAGCGGGGTGACCGCGTACAAGGTCGCCAGCACCACGGTGAAAACCACCCAGAAGGTGACCAGGCTCAGCAAACTGATCAACAAGATCAGGGAGCTGATCACCAAGCTCCAAGGCTGGCTGAAGACCTCCAGGATCGGCCACGAGTTCATGAGCGACTCCGGCAAGGGCGGCAAGGCGCTGAAGGACATCCAGGACTCGGCGCTGGCCAAGGCCACGGGCAAGGTCAACAAGAAGCTGCCGGAGAGCGCCAAACGGGACCTCACCCGGGAGGAGTTCCGCTCGACGCTGGAGCAGAGCAGCACCTCGACCCTGGGTGCGGTGCGGGCCGGTCTCGGCCACAAGGTCGGCGAGTCGCTCAAGGACCAGGGCAAGAAGCTCATCGGGATGGACCAGGTCAAGACGGGGCTCGACTCGGAGGGCAAGCCGGTGGGCAAGGTCGATCCGAGCAAGATCGTCGGCAAGGCGGCGGGCTATGCCAAGGACGGTAAGAAGGCCCTGGACAACTACAACTTGGCGCCGGATCAGGACGAGGAGAAGACTCGAAGGGATCTTGATCTCTGA
- the hisC gene encoding histidinol-phosphate transaminase: MPVRVRADLAAMPDYVPGRKIAGAINLASNEVSYPPPAAIVNAVAEAAASVHRYPAMGSDDLVRRVAAITGVDPSQVAIGCGSVALCQQLVQALCTAQDEVLFAWRSFEAYPIVTQVVGAVRHTVPLAAGHRHDLAASLEAINERTKLIFVSNPLNPTGTALRTAELVDFLDRVPEDVLVVLDEAYREFVTDPDVPDGLELARGRQNVAVLRTFSKAYGLAGSRVGYCVASPEVAGGVRKVAIPFSVNRFAHAAALASLDVEDELMARCRLISAERDRVREELIKIGFEVPESQANFVWLPLGERAAAFNEHCVEQKVVLRCFAGDGVRVTIGTPEENEAMLAAARTFPG; this comes from the coding sequence ATGCCCGTGCGAGTCAGAGCCGACCTTGCCGCCATGCCCGACTACGTACCCGGCCGGAAGATCGCCGGGGCGATCAACCTGGCCAGCAACGAGGTCTCCTATCCGCCGCCAGCCGCGATCGTGAACGCGGTCGCCGAGGCCGCCGCCTCGGTGCACCGGTACCCGGCGATGGGCAGTGACGACCTGGTGCGGCGGGTGGCCGCGATCACCGGGGTCGACCCTTCCCAGGTCGCGATCGGCTGCGGCTCGGTGGCGCTGTGCCAGCAGCTGGTGCAGGCGCTGTGCACGGCGCAGGACGAGGTGCTCTTCGCCTGGCGCTCCTTCGAGGCGTACCCGATCGTCACCCAGGTGGTCGGCGCGGTCCGGCACACCGTGCCGCTGGCCGCCGGGCACCGGCACGACCTGGCCGCCAGCCTGGAAGCGATCAACGAGCGGACCAAGCTGATCTTCGTGAGCAACCCGCTCAACCCGACCGGCACCGCGCTGCGCACCGCCGAGCTGGTGGACTTCCTGGACCGGGTGCCCGAGGACGTGCTGGTGGTGCTGGACGAGGCGTACCGCGAGTTCGTCACCGACCCCGACGTGCCGGACGGCCTGGAACTGGCCCGCGGCAGGCAGAACGTGGCCGTGCTGCGCACCTTCTCCAAGGCCTACGGGCTGGCCGGGTCCAGGGTCGGGTACTGCGTGGCCTCGCCGGAGGTCGCCGGTGGCGTGCGCAAGGTGGCCATTCCCTTCTCCGTCAACCGGTTCGCGCACGCGGCCGCCCTCGCCTCGCTGGATGTCGAGGACGAGCTGATGGCGCGTTGCCGGCTCATCTCGGCCGAACGCGACCGGGTCCGCGAGGAGCTGATCAAGATCGGCTTCGAGGTGCCGGAGTCGCAGGCCAACTTCGTCTGGCTGCCGCTGGGCGAGCGCGCGGCCGCGTTCAACGAGCACTGCGTCGAGCAGAAGGTGGTGCTGCGCTGCTTCGCCGGGGACGGCGTGCGGGTCACCATCGGCACGCCGGAGGAGAACGAGGCGATGCTCGCCGCGGCCCGCACCTTCCCGGGCTGA
- a CDS encoding WXG100 family type VII secretion target — protein sequence MSGKLKTNPASIDSCAGKVKGLAGKADGMRGKLSAAEVPDDAWGLIGQLVVGEYRSLLADFRDFLNRMAEGTGHAGERLGESAAAYREADESAQQTARQLKSRLGGSK from the coding sequence ATGAGCGGGAAGCTGAAGACGAATCCGGCCTCGATCGACAGTTGCGCGGGGAAGGTCAAGGGGCTGGCTGGCAAGGCTGACGGTATGAGGGGCAAGTTGTCCGCCGCGGAGGTGCCCGACGATGCCTGGGGGCTGATCGGACAGCTGGTCGTCGGCGAGTACCGGTCGCTGTTGGCGGACTTTCGGGACTTCCTGAACCGGATGGCTGAGGGCACCGGGCACGCGGGCGAGCGGCTCGGCGAGTCCGCCGCGGCGTATCGCGAGGCCGACGAGTCGGCCCAGCAGACGGCCAGGCAACTCAAGTCGAGGCTGGGAGGGTCGAAATGA